In Paludibaculum fermentans, the genomic stretch CATCCTCGAGAACGACGGTGTCCTCGTCACCGGCTCCGACGTCCTCGAAGTCTTCGACCGCCTCGAAGTCATCGAGTCCACCGCCGAGGCCTTCATCAACTCGCGGGCCGTCGGCGAGCTCTCGCCCATGTCCGATGAAGTCATCCGCGAACTCGACCGTGTCTTCCTTGGGATTAAATAGGATCATGCCGAAAGTTGGGCTCTTCATACCGTGCTATGTGGATCAGCTCTATCCACAAGTCGGTCTTTCTACCCTCCGCGTCCTGCGAGGCCTCGGCCTCGACATCGAGTTCCCTGAGGAACAAACCTGCTGCGGCCAGCCCATGGCCAACTCCGGTTGCGGCGAGGACGCCCGCCCGCTGGCCGAGAAGTTCCTGCGCATCTTCGCCCGCTACGACCACGTCGTGGCCCCCTCCGGCAGTTGCGTCTCCATGGTCCGCAACCACTATGAACAGTGGCTCGCCGGCAAACCCGGCTTCGAGCACCTGCGCGACAACACCTTCGAGCTCTGTGAGTACCTCGTCGACGTTGCCAAGGTCACCAGGGTGGACGGCGACTTCGCGCGCAAGGTCGGCCTCCACATGAGCTGCCACGGCCTCCGCGAGCTCCGCATGGCCAGCTCTTCCGAACGCATGGTTGCGCCCTTCAACAAGGTCAAAGTCCTCCTCGAGCAACTCCGCGGCATCCAGCTCGTTGACCTCAAACGTCCCGACGAATGCTGCGGCTTCGGCGGCACCTTCGCTGTCGCTGAAGAGGCCGTCTCCTGCCTCATGGGGCAAGACCGCATCCGCGACCACGAGCAGGCCGGAGCCGAGGTCATCGCCGGCTTCGACATGTCCTGCCTCATGCACCT encodes the following:
- a CDS encoding (Fe-S)-binding protein; protein product: MPKVGLFIPCYVDQLYPQVGLSTLRVLRGLGLDIEFPEEQTCCGQPMANSGCGEDARPLAEKFLRIFARYDHVVAPSGSCVSMVRNHYEQWLAGKPGFEHLRDNTFELCEYLVDVAKVTRVDGDFARKVGLHMSCHGLRELRMASSSERMVAPFNKVKVLLEQLRGIQLVDLKRPDECCGFGGTFAVAEEAVSCLMGQDRIRDHEQAGAEVIAGFDMSCLMHLEGLLTRDKKPMQVLHVAQILEHARLS